One window of the Synergistaceae bacterium genome contains the following:
- a CDS encoding helix-turn-helix domain-containing protein: protein METDTKTIMTIRQAAREYGFPEYAIRTLTKRGAFPVIQVGKRCYIVRQVFEDYLQKGGERYNAKL, encoded by the coding sequence GTGGAAACAGATACAAAAACGATTATGACAATAAGGCAAGCGGCGCGGGAATACGGCTTTCCCGAATATGCCATACGGACGCTGACGAAGCGCGGAGCGTTCCCCGTTATCCAAGTCGGTAAACGGTGCTATATCGTCCGGCAAGTATTCGAGGACTATTTACAGAAAGGCGGCGAACGGTACAATGCCAAACTTTGA
- a CDS encoding helix-turn-helix transcriptional regulator: MNTVGERLKAARMKKGLKQSEVAAVLKCAPTSLTNWENGKIQPSFEILARLCEVLEISPLDLLDRQYLYDDIVEISAKPLYERTYEETIALNFTRFSLQEQIQAERDNVDYIEQRTGLSTAAAAALTGKGTFDYVLRDVENDEYADKITSVGLDGLNRLLSAPQGLRALESIAYILNSGTFRFADGSKTVRIETGAYADNWGKTNPAMYITADMVQSIHRDELLRLLDAIKTHPSKEELEAAKKEFRDDMSKRKGG, encoded by the coding sequence ATGAATACAGTCGGTGAACGGCTTAAAGCTGCAAGAATGAAAAAAGGGTTGAAGCAATCGGAAGTTGCCGCCGTTTTGAAGTGTGCGCCTACGTCTTTAACGAATTGGGAAAACGGCAAAATACAGCCGTCGTTTGAAATACTTGCGCGGTTATGTGAAGTTCTTGAAATTTCTCCGCTTGACTTGCTCGACAGGCAATATCTTTATGATGATATTGTGGAGATTTCAGCAAAACCACTATATGAACGGACTTATGAAGAAACGATTGCGCTTAACTTCACTCGTTTCAGCCTGCAAGAGCAAATACAAGCCGAACGCGACAACGTGGACTATATAGAGCAACGGACAGGGTTATCAACCGCCGCCGCCGCCGCACTCACGGGAAAAGGCACTTTTGATTATGTGCTGCGTGATGTTGAAAACGATGAATACGCCGATAAAATTACCTCTGTGGGGCTTGATGGTCTTAACCGTCTGTTATCCGCACCGCAAGGGTTGAGGGCGTTAGAATCAATCGCCTATATACTCAATTCAGGTACTTTCCGTTTTGCAGACGGCTCAAAGACTGTCCGAATTGAAACAGGGGCATATGCCGACAACTGGGGCAAAACAAACCCGGCGATGTACATTACCGCCGATATGGTTCAAAGCATTCACCGCGACGAATTGTTACGCTTGCTTGACGCAATAAAAACGCACCCGTCTAAAGAAGAATTGGAAGCAGCAAAAAAAGAGTTCCGCGATGATATGAGTAAACGTAAAGGGGGTTAA